A stretch of the bacterium genome encodes the following:
- a CDS encoding methylated-DNA--[protein]-cysteine S-methyltransferase, producing the protein MVCYTLLRTALDPLLAVAGPAGLARLEFLPRAWEYHTLAHAAARHQYGPDVAVREDDSAFGRLRDELAEYFVGERREFTIELDPCGTDFDRRVWQQLQKIPYGKLRTYGEVARALRKPTATRAVGQAAGRNPLPILIPCHRVVGRGGSLVGFAGGIDTKARLLRLEGHTLGDSTRGDTTRIEEPRLF; encoded by the coding sequence ATGGTGTGCTACACGCTGCTGCGAACGGCTTTAGACCCCCTGCTGGCGGTGGCGGGTCCGGCCGGGCTGGCCCGGCTGGAGTTCCTGCCCCGAGCCTGGGAGTACCACACGCTTGCGCATGCCGCGGCGCGGCACCAGTACGGCCCCGACGTGGCGGTGAGGGAAGATGACAGTGCGTTCGGCCGGCTGCGGGACGAACTGGCCGAGTACTTCGTGGGCGAGCGCCGCGAGTTCACCATCGAACTGGATCCCTGCGGCACCGACTTCGACCGGCGGGTCTGGCAGCAACTGCAGAAGATCCCCTACGGCAAGCTGCGGACCTACGGCGAAGTGGCTCGCGCGTTGCGCAAGCCGACCGCCACGCGCGCAGTCGGCCAGGCGGCCGGCCGCAACCCGCTGCCCATCCTGATTCCCTGCCACCGCGTGGTCGGGCGCGGCGGGTCGCTGGTGGGCTTTGCCGGCGGCATCGACACCAAGGCGCGCCTGCTGCGGCTTGAAGGCCACACACTGGGCGACTCAACCCGGGGTGACACAACCCGCATCGAGGAGCCCCGGCTGTTTTGA